Proteins encoded together in one Rubripirellula reticaptiva window:
- a CDS encoding neutral/alkaline non-lysosomal ceramidase N-terminal domain-containing protein, whose product MNRISLPALFITLVLTALMSATSVLSQDSPSRVLRAGAYAADITPTTFPVESSGSMTRRTADKAHDPLHARCLVIDNGETQIAIVTCDSCMIPREIYDAAKEAASRITGIPTQHILCSATHTHTAASATPTFQSPAAENYVGFLTEQITQSIVRAHSQLEPARIGWAIGNNPRQVFNRRWFLRPGVSINDPFDRGSDRVRMNPPANSRDLLQPAGPVDPEVPVLAVQAIDGRPIAVWANYSLHYVGGVPADSLSADYFGQFARQIADLIDAGETEPPFVAAMTNGTSGDINNINFFEGGGHQQPFEQIRIVAGDVAASAQSAYQRVRFETWVPIKMRETEIELGVRRPDKDEIARAQKLIEDAAPGPWSDRRLIYANETLDLAKYPAAVKVKLQAIRIGDLGIVSSPCETFVETGLAIKQLSPLKPTFTIELANGYNGYLPTPGQHALGGYETWRCKSSYLSVDAEPKLRQTLLALLGEVAR is encoded by the coding sequence ATGAATCGAATCTCTCTGCCGGCGCTTTTCATTACTCTTGTTTTGACTGCGTTGATGTCGGCGACTTCAGTTTTGTCGCAAGATTCGCCATCGCGAGTTCTTCGCGCGGGAGCCTACGCAGCCGACATTACGCCGACCACGTTTCCCGTCGAATCGTCTGGCAGCATGACGCGACGCACGGCGGATAAGGCACATGATCCACTGCACGCTCGGTGTCTTGTCATCGACAACGGCGAAACGCAAATCGCGATCGTGACCTGCGATAGTTGCATGATTCCTCGCGAAATTTACGATGCCGCCAAGGAAGCGGCCTCGCGAATCACCGGCATTCCGACTCAGCACATTCTCTGTTCGGCAACACACACTCATACCGCGGCAAGCGCCACACCGACTTTTCAAAGTCCAGCCGCTGAGAACTATGTCGGCTTTCTTACCGAGCAGATCACGCAGAGTATCGTTCGTGCCCACTCACAGTTGGAACCTGCACGCATTGGATGGGCGATCGGCAACAACCCGCGGCAAGTTTTCAATCGCCGTTGGTTTTTGCGTCCGGGGGTTTCGATAAACGATCCGTTTGATCGCGGATCGGACAGAGTCCGGATGAACCCACCAGCCAATAGTCGAGATCTGCTGCAGCCTGCCGGGCCTGTTGATCCGGAAGTTCCTGTCCTCGCAGTGCAAGCCATTGACGGTCGGCCGATTGCGGTGTGGGCGAACTACAGCCTGCATTACGTCGGCGGTGTTCCTGCCGATTCGCTGTCGGCTGATTATTTCGGCCAGTTCGCACGCCAGATCGCAGACTTAATCGATGCGGGTGAAACCGAGCCACCGTTTGTGGCTGCGATGACCAACGGAACCAGCGGAGATATCAACAACATCAACTTCTTTGAAGGTGGCGGGCATCAACAACCATTCGAGCAAATTCGCATCGTCGCGGGCGATGTTGCCGCTTCCGCACAGTCCGCCTACCAGCGAGTTCGATTTGAAACCTGGGTGCCAATAAAAATGCGAGAGACTGAAATTGAGCTGGGTGTCCGACGACCGGACAAAGACGAAATTGCTCGCGCACAGAAACTAATCGAAGATGCTGCGCCCGGCCCTTGGAGTGACCGTCGTTTGATCTATGCGAATGAGACTTTGGATTTGGCAAAGTATCCTGCCGCGGTCAAAGTCAAGTTGCAAGCAATTCGCATCGGCGACCTCGGCATTGTCAGTAGCCCGTGCGAAACGTTTGTTGAAACGGGACTCGCGATCAAGCAACTCAGTCCGTTGAAACCAACGTTTACGATTGAGTTAGCCAATGGTTACAACGGCTACTTGCCAACGCCCGGGCAGCACGCACTCGGTGGATATGAAACATGGCGTTGCAAATCTAGCTACCTGTCAGTCGACGCAGAACCCAAGCTGCGGCAAACACTGTTAGCGTTGCTCGGCGAAGTTGCTCGGTGA